In Pirellulales bacterium, the genomic stretch GAGCCCCTGAAAATCGTCGCGCACGGCGGCAAAGCGTTCGGCCACGCGGCGCAGGCGGCCGACGTGTTGCGGCGAGACGGCCCCCACCTGCTGGCTCCAGGTTTCGTCCGAGTAATCGCTGGCCGACGCGCCCGCGTCGATCAAGGCGGCGCGCCACTCGAGAATGATGCGTCCCTTCTCCCAGTTCGTGGTGCTGATCAGCCGGTTCCAGCGACCCAGGTATTCTTCGGAGGTCGCGTCCCAGGCAATCGTCTCGCCGCTCGTGCGTTCGTCCATCGCGCCAACTTCCTTTCCTCGGGCCGCGAGCCGGTCGCTGACGGATTTCGAGAATCCGGTCGACGACGCGCGCAACCGTAACCATTTTTCCTGTGCGTGGCTGCCACACTTCCGTGTGAGGCGAGCGAGAGTGCTCGTCCAAGCGAACCTGACCCGAATCGCCGTCAAAGAGGCGGGAACAGCCGTGATCCCTGGCGAGGTCGGGGAAGGGATTTTACCGCGACGATGGTCCTGCTGCCAGACGCTCGACACGACATTCGCGGGTCGGTAGGGCGTGCGACCCACTGCTTGACAGGCGCCGTTCGCCTTCTGAGAATTGTCGACTCACGTCGCACAATCGACAAGTTTTGCACAGGTTACGCACCTCGCACGAAGAGTAGCGCGGATGACGGCATCGACCGCAGAAAAGGGGCGTGTCGCGCATATCGTGCGTCAGTTGGCACGCGATTATCCCGACGCTACCTGCTCGCTCAATTTCAAGAATCCATTGCAGTTGCTGATCGCGACGATTCTCTCGGCACAATGCACCGACGAGCGGGTGAACCTGGTCACGCCGGCCTTGTTCAAGAAGTACCCCACGGCGGCGGCGCTGGCCAAGGCGCCGATCGCCGACCTGGAAAAAGCGATCCAAAGCACCGGTTTCTTTCGCAACAAGGCGAAGAGCATTCAGGGATGCTGCCAGCAACTCGTCGCCAATCATCGGGGGCAGGTACCGCAGGATCTCGACGCGCTGGTCAAGCTGCCCGGCGTGGGGCGCAAGACGGCGAATGTCGTGCTGGGCACCGCCTTCGACATCCCCTCGGGCGTGGTGGTCGATACCCACGTGGGGCGCATCACCCAGCGGCTGGGCATGACCACCGCCACCGATGCGGTGAAGATCGAGCAAGCCCTGATCGCGCAACTGCCGAAAAAGGAGTGGATCGCCTTCTCGCACCGACTGATCCAGCACGGTCGCAAGGTCTGCATCGCCCGCAAGCCCAAGTGCGAGGCCTGCCACCTGCTCAAGTGGTGTCCTCGCGTGGGGGTGAAAGAGCCGCCACCTCGTTGACGGCGGGGCGGGCGTGCGGGATGATCGTTTCGGCGGCGCTGGTCCTTTCGTCCGGCGATCCAGGACAGAATTCCTTCCTCGAACAGGATGTTGCCGCGATGATTCTCTCCGGGCACGAAATCCGCCGGCAACTCGGCTCGAATATCATCATCGATCCGTTCGACGAAGCGAATCTCAATCCGAACAGCTACAATCTCACGCTGCACAACGAGTTGATGACCTACGAAGAGGTCGTCCTCGACATGCGGAAGCCGAATCGGGTGCGGCGTCTCGAGATTCCGCCCGAGGGGCTCGTGCTCAGCCCGAACCAACTCTACCTGGGGCGGACGGTCGAGCGCACCGAAACCCACACGCATGTGCCGATGATCGAGGGGCGCTCGTCGGTGGGCCGCCTGGGCCTGTTCGTCCACGTCACGGCCGGCTTCGGCGACGTCGGCTTCTGCGGCTACTGGACGCTCGAGATGTTCGCCGTGCAGCCGATCCGCATCTATTCCGGCGTGCCGATCTGCCAGATCTTCTACCACGGCATCAGTGGCAGCTTCACGGGCTACTCGAGCGACAAATACCAGCACAATCGCGACATCCAACCGAGCCTGCTCTTCAAAGAGCTCAATCCCTCGAGCGAGCAGGACCGGCAAATGAAGCTCGAGTTCGGCATCGAGCTGTCGCACAAATGAGGCACGGCTTCCTCCCCTTGCTTGCCGAGAAGCAGCTCAAGGTCTCGGGCGACCATTCGCCGAGGTCGATGCGGAAATCCGCGCCACGCATAAGTTAGGCCGCAATGGCTGAGCTGCGCGTGGTCGTTATGCCACAGGCACAACGTCAGATCGGCCCGATTGATCCTGTAGCTCACAGGTTTCGCAGCAGTTGCGGCACGTGCGGAAAGCCGATCACCTGCTCGCACCATGCGGCGGCGGCAAGCAGATTCGCCTCTTGAAAGGCGCGCCCGGTGAGCTGGACCCCCAGCGGCAGTCCTCGATCATCGAGCTCGGTCGGCAGCGACACG encodes the following:
- the nth gene encoding endonuclease III, which translates into the protein MTASTAEKGRVAHIVRQLARDYPDATCSLNFKNPLQLLIATILSAQCTDERVNLVTPALFKKYPTAAALAKAPIADLEKAIQSTGFFRNKAKSIQGCCQQLVANHRGQVPQDLDALVKLPGVGRKTANVVLGTAFDIPSGVVVDTHVGRITQRLGMTTATDAVKIEQALIAQLPKKEWIAFSHRLIQHGRKVCIARKPKCEACHLLKWCPRVGVKEPPPR
- a CDS encoding dCTP deaminase, which encodes MILSGHEIRRQLGSNIIIDPFDEANLNPNSYNLTLHNELMTYEEVVLDMRKPNRVRRLEIPPEGLVLSPNQLYLGRTVERTETHTHVPMIEGRSSVGRLGLFVHVTAGFGDVGFCGYWTLEMFAVQPIRIYSGVPICQIFYHGISGSFTGYSSDKYQHNRDIQPSLLFKELNPSSEQDRQMKLEFGIELSHK